GTTGTCGTTGGGCTTCCTAACATAAATTAAACAGTTCTGGAACACGACTGTCGCGTCGCCGAAGATGAAATCTATGGTGCCGGCGATCACGCAACTTCGGTAGAACTGACGGTGAGTTTGTGTGTATAAGGTGTCTTGGAATCCTTCGAAACGACAGTTGAGGAAAATGGCCCTGTCACCATCGACTCTTGCGGCCACTGCTTGATGTTTATCAGGCCCAGCGGTGTTTCTAAAGCCCATGCTTTTTGCGATAAAGCCAGGACCAGAAGCCACTGAAACAAAAATTCCAATTATACTGCAAATACATGTAAAAAAtggaatgaaaaagaaaaagttgctATACCATAATATTAAAAGAAGTCATGGCTTAGCATACCAAAACTTGCCGTCTGGTAAGTGGGGAATCcatcaacaaaatttttggCTCCAGTGATAATGCTCTTTTGTGATCCATCACCAAAAATGGTAAGGTTTACCATTTTCTTTGGAACGATTACAGTCTCGTCGTATATTCCTGCCTTGACATATATTACATACCTGCATGTTGGAAGTGGATAAACAGCagcatttatgaaaattataatggAAATGATGAGGTCAATTCAATGAtggattattatttatatatagcATTACGCCATTACCTTCCCCCGTATTTTTGTGGCACAGCAGCAAGTGCTTCATTAATAGTTCTGAAATTTCCGCTACCATCTTGTGCCACTGTTACATTGGGAATTGGCTTCTTGTCATCATCTGCTTCCTTCAACAGCCTGCGTTCTTCATGGTTAAACCAGCTCGGATACCCACCCTTGGCCAACAAAGGAAACTTGGTTTGTAAAAGACGGCGTTTGGCTGGTGGCTTTTCCTTACCTAAAGTCATCAAAGAAGATAATTGTCTGACCATGGCAAGGGAATTGCTAGTGTAAACCTGGCTAGAGTTAAGGGTAGTCCTGAAATCATTCTTCAATGGTCCATCAGGGAAACTATCAATGCAGGTTTCTTGGTAAGACATTACAGCACTTAACCAAGTGTTCAAATCACCATTGCTTGGTAACTTCCCTGGTTCTATTGTTCCTACTCTATCAACGGAACTCTGTAATTCTTCCTTGGCATTGGCCATCACTTCTTTACAAACATCAAACGCTTTTCTCTCCACATCGGTTTTCAATTCGAACGTGCTGGCTTTGGTGAAAGCCTTGTCAAGCTCATCAGTTGTTTTGGTGATAAAAGACTTGACAAGTTCTTTGGGTTGAGTCGCGGATTGTGGATTTTCTTCTAGTGTCTTCCCAATAGTGTTGGCGCAGTAGTCCTTGAAAGTAGAAATTTCGCAAAAGGATTTTATGAATTCACTCGCTCCTTCCCCGAATGAAGGTGATGGAGCTGGTGCAGATTTTGGGGCTGGAAGTGGAGCTGGGACTGGAGCTGGTGGAAATGATGCTTTCGGAGCTGGAGCCGCTGCAGCTAGTGGTTTTGGAGCTGGTGGTTTTGGAGATGGTGGAGATGATGGTTTTGGTGGAGACGGTGGGGTCGACGGAGTTGAGGGTGGGGTTGAAGGAGTTGACGGAGGAGGGTTATCTTTTGGTTTACTGTCGTCGGCTTTACTATTATCATcgcttttgtttttttctgaTTTCTTGCTACTATTTTTCATAGAGATAAAAGCAAGCGCTCCGGCCGCCGCTATACCAGCAATAACAAAGATAGCCACCAAGGCAATGATAAGCCTCTTTTTGAGTTTCCGTTGTCTCTCCTGTCTTCGACGTTCCTgtattatatcaaaatcttgaaacaccattttttattattttaaataatattttggttcaGGCAGAGAACTCTCTGCCTTAGAATCAAGCTAAGGCAGAGAGGGGAATCAAGAAACCCAACGACAATATATATTCCTATATCTCTTCCTTTATCGTCCTGTTGTTGTTCGGATTTTGAGGTTCAATCTTAATGCCATGAACGTCAGAAATGGAGTCTGGACAGGAGAGCTTTCAGGCATTCTATTTAAAAGTTTGTTATGTTTGCAATTAAACGAATGATAcacattttctctctcctaaCCGCATTTCCCTCCATTTTAGCTTTTTGGTATTCCACCATTGACCTTGATTTGCTTTCCACCGCATGCTATAAATGGCTGCTCATCTAAATTAGGTCCCATTTTTTTACAAGGTTAATAAATTGCCTCACCTGCATTGCTAAACTTGGCCAAAATCGCTTTGCTTTAATTTCTTTGTGGCTCTTGTCCACCGTTAAAGCTATTGTTAAACTAACAAGAGACTGGTCGGTTCTTGCTAACAACACCGGACCATAGATTCATAAACACCCCTCTCTACCAACAAAGCAAAGGACCAAAccagaatatatatataatgcaagTAGGATGAAAAAAATGTTGATGGGAAAAAAATCTTGATAATATTCAAACTCGATTGCTCGGAATTTAATCCATTTAGTTTTAATCCTAGAAACAACTACACACACTGCCTTCTTTCAGGTACATGCATACATTTAGCTACCGAATAACTTATTGCTAAACTTATATGCTCAAGGAACAAGTTGATTCAATGTCAACAAGAGCAAACGAAAACTAGGAGATGATACCCTTATTTCGAATCTGAACCTGAGCTTTTATTCAAAGATCAAGAGAGAAAGGAAAGCCCGTGGCGTTTAACCAATTAGCTCCCCCAATAAAATTCCGCGCAGTATAGGTTTGTGCCTCCGATATGTTGGTGATCACGCTATACCCCTTCCATGTAACCCTGCTTGACGTGTTAGCTCCGGGGCCAGTATTCTGATATTCCCGATACGTCAAAGTGTCGAGTGCGAAATCTTTGTCCCATGGGAACCAACCAGCAGGATGAATAATATCACTTATAACAGATTGCATGATAACAGTCCTCGAATGTGTCTTCCATGGTCTCCCTAAATAAGTTGCAAAATCGGACTTAACTGCTTCTAAATCCGAGGTTGCACCGATCCTGCATTTCTGAATCACAATCCCAGTGTTCTCGTTTGGGTCACTACGGCCTTGTGCGGTGACCATGTTCCTTTGGTTTGGATTGGGTCGACGAGCATGAATGTCGCAGTCTTGCAACACTGCTGCTGCATTTCCGAAAATGAAGTCCACGGTGCCTGCTACAAGGCATTGTGAATAGAATTGGCGAAGGCTGTGGACATAGAGAGTGTCCTGGTATGCTAAAATGTCACACCTGTAGAATGCTGATAAATCAGAGCCCACACGCAGTGCCACTGCTTGGTGCTTCGATGGTCCAGCCGTGTTCTGAAATGTTATATCCCTGGCCAAGAACCCGTCCCCTACCGCAGCTGCAATATTGTAtagaaatttgtaaaattttccaaatctGAAAGGGCAGTTAGATAGGCATTCCAGACCCCATACAACATGATTCACAATTTAATGTCTGACAGGTACAAGTGATGGCACTGCAGCCACATTGTTTGAGATCTAAATTAGGCTCTTCGTGTTatggactttattttatttcatttaccattaaatatagtttatttttCACCATGCTCAACAATCTATTCCCCTTGTCCTATGGAAATTAACAAATTGCAGTCTTCAATAATATGGCATGGAAACCccaaaaactaatttaaaattaaatggcaTGTCCGGCTTCATtatcattcaaattttcaagCAGATTACTCACCAACAGTGGCAGAGTGGAAAGTGGTGCTGCCATCGACAACATTTCTGCTAGCTGTGATGATGGTGTTGACCCTCCCATCTCCCACAAACATGAGATTGGTTTTCTTCCTTGGAACATCCACGTTTTCACTATACACTCCAGCTTTAATCTTAATAATGTACCTCGTGGTGCTTCTCTCCGGTGCAGCCGCCACCGCCTCAGACACCGTGAGGAAGTCTCCACTGCCATCAGCGGCCACTGTTACATTAGGAATCACTGTTGTAGCCTGTAACAGTCTCCTATCTCCCGCCGACAGCCATTTAGGCCATTCTGTTTGGTCTTCCTCCTCAAGTTGCCTCCCTGATGATGGATGATAACCCTGGCTTGCCATGTCTGTGTCCGTCAAGTTCTTGATCATTGCCAGGGCATTACTACACATATGAAAAACATGCATCTGCCCGTCAAGCAACGCTTGCCTCACCTTTAAAACCAACAAGACAATGATTAGTTCAATCAAAACAGTAACATATCAGAAACACAAATGTTAGTTGAACTAGTATGATTGagtattaaaaagaaaaaaaaaaaacctttttatcAGCTTTATCGTGAGAAAACCCATCAAGGCAAGTTTCTTGGTTGGTCATTGCAGCACTAAGAAGACTCTTAAGGTCTTCAGCATGTTGGGAAATTGACTTGTTAAAGCTTGGATAGTCACTGAGATCATGTTCAGCTACCAATAGCTCATCCAAAGTCTCATCCACTAGTTCAAGACAGTCGTTAAGGGCAGCCTTTTCGCGCTCCGTGAGGCTCTTCCTTCGGGTACTAATGAGCTTCTTGATGGACAAATAGTTACTCTGAACAGCAGTCACCGTCAAGTTCAACGACATTTCAATCACATCCTTGGGGTTCTTGACCTTGGTCTCAGCATGTGGTGCTGAAGAGATTGTTGAGTAGCATAACTCTGGGTACAACGTGGAGCTGCACGAAGATTTGATGATGGAGTGAGCTGCTGCAGTATTACTGGATTTCTTTTTGGAAACGGAGACGGTGGTGGCAATGGTGACTATGGCAGTTACCAGAAGGATTGACGCAAAGAGAGCCAAGAAAAGCTTTTTCTTGCGGTCACCGGAGATAGCCATTTCAATGGCAGCCAAGCCAATTAGTAGAAGAGAAGGGGATAAAGGCTTATTATTTCAGTACTTGGTAGTAGTAGCTGTAGTGCTATTAAAAATGGCCACAGCATTTATAGTAAGAGTAAGATGCCTCGATCCAACAACAGTGGCAGAAGAAGATTTGggtattctattttattttatcgaCAATTAAATGCCTTTGTCTCTTGTCTtactattataatttattatgaCTATGTTTAAACATTTGAGAGGTTTTAAAAAGGTTGCACTGAACATGACATtgctatatttatatattaaataccTTCACGTCAACTTATTTTATTGCTTCGTATCTTTTGGGTTTATAAACTATATTAATGAAGTTttcctaaaaatatattaataattatattttaaaccaaatttgaACCTACTGTTTAGGGTTAGTTTAGTCATTGCCTTTAAGAAGCGgtggaaaaattattttaaaaatacttttaagaaaataaaattttcaatttagacatggtgttataaaataataaatatgaatataaataatgttcagattaattattatgacgatattttagtaaaatataaaattataatttgttgtcaatattttaatatataaattttaaattttaaattttttaacaattaatatcatttatttataaaatttaatttgaatataatttaaatattaaaataagttttaattaaaaaaataaatattatataaaatattttaacgttaaactaaaccaaaatgttttgttttattagaTTTGTTTAAGCTTGGGGGTGATGGGCCATGGGATAAGTAAGATACGACCGAAAACAATAGTCTGTCTTTTAAAATTGCAACGGTAACTGACATTAGCAAACACCGACACTGGCTAAGGTGATtctgttttttgaaaaattgtgttttatttttttatctttttcaaatGAGAAGAAAACTTGACTCTGGTTTTCATCATCTTATTTCCTTTCTGCCTTTTCGCACCATGTAGGAAGTTGGGGCGACTTACAGAAGGATTGGGTGGACAGCTCCTCAAGAGTGCATCAAGTTGTTAAACACAGATGTGAATTCTTTGCCATCCTAAaggatattttattatacttttacattatcataaatttaattctcaacctatatatttttatcaatttcatctttattttcttttcttaaatttgaatatggactaaaatgttacatttttaaACATAGTAGTCCACATGACATACTACATGTActtcatgttaattttaaaaattttatgaattttttaatattttttgagttttaatatttttataatttttaaatttctattgaTATGCCATAAAAGCGAATGATGTTATATTagtataaattatgaaatgcGCATGGACTACATAGATAATCACTTagctataaaaaaatttcattaggtacccaaaataaaaaaaagtttgcaATTTAAGTGTATTATGTAGTTCGGTCATTTTGATCACTCTCGTTAAAATCACAAACGGTAAGTTGATGTGACAGTTAAAAAAagtgatataataacaaatttagtcttcaatttttacatattatattgatttagtcatactttaaaaaattaactctcaaattttacaaatgttctcaattttatcctatttctaaaaaattcaaaaaaaatacataaatattttaaaataataataaatttatatttatatttatattaaataaaaaatcattatattgatattaaatataaaatactctCCCACCACTATCCCTCCCTACCCCCCCTATATGGCTCGTGggtaaaatgaaataaaaatgacgGGTGGTGGGCAAGTGGAGAGGCAGAGGGATGGAGTGaggtaggatttttttttatttaataataataacaatataaatataaatttattgttatatttttaaaaatattttataatttttataattttttatttccttataaTTAAGATGAAATTGagaatatttgtaaattttaagagttaattttaaaattatgaacaaatcgaaataatatgtaaaattaatgactaaatttgttattataccgaTTTTTAACTGTCACATCAACTTATCATTTGTAATTTTAACGAGTGGCTAAAATGACCGAATTACGTAATGTGAGTACTTAAATtacaaacttttattttaatatttaaaatgaaatttcttttattattaaattaatatctatgaaatttaccttaatttataagtaaaatcaatctttaaaaattaaaactctacaaaatatttataatatttcaataattacataaaaagtTTATAAGTAATCtgaaatttataagttaaaaatgataaaagctAGATCTTTCACCtatagaaatttattaaattgtgcAACtttcacataaatatttattctatagttttatttatagttgaagaGACGTGACTATACAAGTAAACCTCTCTTTTGATacttttctatataaaaattgaaattcatatttattaaatttagtcatattgtattttatttcctCCATTTAAAAATTGGGTAAATTAGTTATTGTACATTAGATCGAAGAGTAAATTGgttcttttgttaaatatttcatcaatttttattgttaaaaacgaTCTCTATAAGTCGGCATGAAGTACACATGATACGTCAAGTgttaatatatgattattccatcaattatgctaatttttaatcgtataaatagatgaaagttttaacataaaatatcaatttactCTCTAACCTAACACAtaaatactattttattttaatttttttaataaaaacgaAATCTAATTTTCAGTACAAATAATTACCAATGAGGCCAAAAAAATCCATTCCAGTAAATGGATAGGGTTATTTAAGACGAGTGGAGGCCAGGTTAGGGAGTTAGGCACGGAGTGGCCCAGGCCTTAAATTACCATTTGTCAATACTTATAATGTCAAACTCGGGGGCACGTTTTGTTTAggataaattacattattagtcactaaattatgaataggtttttgttttgattactaaattaaaaaaggttacaatttattcattagACTATTTGAAAGTCTTCATTTAAGtaactgaactattcaaaaaaattatttaagccACTGgactgttaagttttttttttttaagtttcgcCAACAATTTCTAAACGACGATTTGACAATCGGTACGGTAGATCAATTCCTACCGATAAGTAGAAAAACATATATTGGATCCAATTCGATTTGACAGCCAGTGTcagaaatcgaaaaaaaaagttatttaaattttgattcacAGATATGTGAtgcccaaaactgtttcatgaaaagaaaaatgaaccatagaagagaaagtgaaagaGAGTTTTTAATTAGTGCAGGTGGTACGaacaaataaaatcatataacatcaattttaacagcccaatgatttaaataaaacttttgaataattcagtaactaaattgtaaattttttaattaaatcacctaaacaaaaacttaccaataatttaataactaatggcttagtttactttttatttatttggtacaTGGGAAATTGGTGGgatctttttccttttgttttaggttgaaaattgaaattttattatataaaaatagataaatttcaaaattatacatcGATTGgcttaatatgtaattttatacatgaaattttgatttgatcaaatTCTCACAatttattaacacaattattgatatagcttcattttatatttatatattagatacacaaataaatatatttatccaagataaaaataaattgatatatatttatttatttaaatgtgtatgattaaatcaaaattaaagttttacaatcaaagtttcatgtatataattgcacCATATTAAAGctcatgtatcaaattgcacattgaatcaaagttgatttataattttgaaatttatcctATAAAACGTAACATGAAATTTTCTTGGGGGATTGAAATTGCACAAAGTAAAtagaattaatgaaaataatttggatGCTCCTTATGATTGATATTCACCCGAAACAAAAATAATCCCAAAATTTTATCactaacaaataaaatttgattgacTCATCAAATATATAGATTCCAAAATAtctgaaaatgataaaaaaatatttatccaaGGAAATTCAGATgaaatccataaataaaataaatcttattaatTCCTTTCCAAATTGTTTTAAATCCATATAAAACCctaagtttattaaaaaaatcccCCCAAAAATCCTTCTGACAACTCATGTCATGTAATGATGCAAGCAACAGCAATCATTTTTAATGTTaagaaacgacaccgtttgggAACTAAAAAGGTTAAAGGAAGGATATAAAATAAAGCCgtgaaaacaaataaacaagtGAAAAGAGGAAAAGGGGCATGTGAGTGTTGTCGGGTTTATGAAACTCCCGCCTGAAAAGCGGAGAAGAGGAGGGGCATATGAATATGATAGATCCCACATTTGCAGCAGCTGTTGAACTGGGGTCGCTTTATTCATGCTTGTTATTGTTAACTCTTaatgtttagtattttttaCACCCCAAAATCCCATCCCTTAGACCCCACTTTCTCTTTGTAGTTTGTCCCTTTTCTTTGATTCTTGCACTTGAAAACAATTccttgtttttccttttcttgaaAAGGCTGGTCTTTTCTTTGTGGAGTGGAGGTATTAGATTCCTATGGTGTCAGCATTGCTAGAAGAAGACATGAACCAATAAATTTACTTGCTTTGCTTGCATCTGGGGGgtttcatttgatatttttttcccttttctggAGTGATGCTTTGTCTAAAGGCTGAAGCTTTGGAAGAAGACCATCGTATTCATCCTCAAAATCTTGATAGTAATTGCAGTGATGAGAGTGGAGATTGCAATGGTGGTAATAGTGGGGGTTTTGTTTTACCAATCAAGTGGTgggtcttcttctttttctgtttgtgtttttttttccttctgtAATGGTAAATGTGGTATGGTGGATGCCTGGAATGGTTTTGCAGGGCAAGCTCTATTAATAGGTATTTGCAATGGAAAAGCGGCAAGGTTTGGAGCAGGTCGTTTTTGGCTCCGGACGACTCTTCTTCTGAGTTGGAGGTAATTTGTAAAGCTAATTTCTTGctcccaattttatttttatgtaattctCAGAATGCAAATTACCATATGAGGAGTTATTAATTATGGTGTGCCTCTATTTGGACTTATTGAAGATTCTTAGATTCTGAAACACTGTTGTTGCCAGGAGGATGCTAAGCCCCAGGAAATGAGCGGACAAGAGAAAAGTAAGCAGATGTGTCATTATAGACACCAGCTTGAAGAAGAAGTAAGAAGAATTTGTATATGAGCCTGCATATTGCCCTTCTCTTTTGCAAGTTATGATATTGGTTTCTTTCACTAGATTTTTGTTTAGCCTTcatctgcaaaaaaaaaagggttgttGGAGATGTTTGTTTTGTCTTAAGGTCATGTGGCCTTTTAGTTGTTCAAAGTCGATGCCATGGTTCTTTGATGCATAAAATCTCCAGTTGCTGTTGTAAAGTTCATTTTTCGTTGTCATTTATGATTTCTTGAGTTCGTACAAGTCGGGAAAGTTCTAAAGAAGTGTCTTAGGCAAGGTAATTAGATTTGTCAACTGCTAAGTTTTGTAACATGAAACAAGGGATGGACAAATGATCAGTGAATTCCAGACCTGTTGCAAGATGATTGTGCTTTAAGCCACTGAACTCCTTTGTTGCAAGATGATTGTGCTTTCTTACTAAGACAATGCATGTCTACTCATAGAGAGTAACACTTGGTCTAATGAATGATTATAGAAGCGCCATGACATTCaagttttggattttttttcttagagGGCTAGTAGTAGTAACAGCCAACCCTGTGCAACATGCTAACTCTTGGATAATACAGGTTAAAAAGTTGCAGCAGCAGTTGCAGGAAGAGACTGATTTGCACTTAGCTCTAGCAAGTGCGGTCGAACACTCTGGTTCACATTCACCTAATTCTCCCAGCAAGCTTCCGTATAAGGTCAGCCTCCCTGTGCATGGTTTCTCTTCTGTTTTTATGTGCTTTTCTCAATCTCCTAAATTTGGATTTCAGGCCCTGGAGCTTTTAGATAGCATAGCTGTTCTGGAGATCTCAGTGTCAAAGCTTGAGCAGGAAATTCTTTCTTTACAATATCAGCTCAGTCAGGAGAGGAATGAACGACGTCTTGCTGAGTACCATTTAAAGCATTCTCCATGTCCGACAACATTACTTTTCAATTGCTCTCTGGCTCACTTAACAGAACCAGTACTGTCATATATACCATTAAAGTGTTATGCCAGTGATTCTTTTGCCTTTAAATAGTTACaaaattcattatcatttcgATTTTACGCATTGGCTGTTCTTTTTAACAGTATATTTTATGTTTCAGATTACGACGCCTTGCAATGAAGAGGAAGCAGAAGAAAACGTGGATGATGTATGTCTATCAGAGGCTGCTATTGATAACATTTATATTGTGGAGAACCTTTGGCATCATCCCAATCAGCTATCCGAAGAAATGGTCCTGCGCATGAGAGATATTTTCCTCTTCTTAGCAGATTCATCAAAGCTTTATTCTTCAGATCATTTGGTGTCACCAGCTTCACCTCACTGTCCCCTTGCCAATTTTTTGGCATCTTTCTTGGACTCACCTATAGTGACTTCCTTAGTAAAGAGTCCCTCAGTAGGTGGAGCATCTGATCCATATGGAGTCTCTGGCCAAGTCGACTGGAAATGTAATATTGGGACCTACAGCACAGCAGTTGAAGTCTCATGTTTGTCTGTTGGAAAGAAAGAACTCGAATATGCCACAATGGCTCTAAAAAGATTCAGGTTTAATATCCTTGTTTCATTGGCTTCTAAGCACTTGGTCTAAAGTGAGCCTCACAGCTGTTGCTTTTATTGTTCCTCTTTGTTTGCCTGCAGATTGCTTGTTGAGCAGTTGGCTGAAGTGGATCCATCTCAAATGAGTTGCAACGAAAAGCTGGCATTTTGGATTAACCTGTATCATGCTCTGATTATGCATGTAATacacttatatttatttacaatctATGCATTCTACTCTTTTGCACATACACAAACAATGCATAGAGACACTCAATAATATATGGGGTGTCTTGattgaatttaatatgtctgattttttctcttttctctgcTTCTCAGGCATGTTTAGCATATGGAGTTCCGAGAAACATTAACAAACTATTTTCCTTAATGCAGAAGGTTTGATGGAGTAACTTTTCCTTGTTGTCCCTCCGCTCTTTCCCTCTTGTTCCTTCTCTATGCTGTTTTGAACAAATGCTAACAGCAGGGCATGATGACATGCAGGCTTCCTATACTGTTGGAGGACTATCAGTGAGTGCAGCAGTCATTGAATGCACTATTCTAAAAATGAACCCTGCTACTTATCGTCCACAAATTGTATGTATAATAACTCCATTTACTTATATAGGCCCTTGTAATGGAAATTTTCATGATGCAATAGTAGCTTCCTTTATCGAAAATTTGGTGGCTTTCTCCAAAGATGAAATCAAGTTTTACCATGCCTCTTTTCCATTTTTGTGGAGGgttattttcttctctcttcTGTATCAGAGATTCTTCCTTGATAGTATTCTCTGCCATATGATCATTTTTAGGCTGCAGCTGTTGCACTTCAAAAATTCAACTCTTCTAACGAGCAGAAAAAGTATACAGTTGATCATGCAGAGCCTCTTCTATATTTTGCTTTAAGTTGTGGGCTACATTCTTCGCCGGCGGTAACTTCTCATTTCCCCTTCTAGTCGTTTGAGTGTCTATTTGTTCCAAAAGGCATCAGAGTTGgctaatatttttgaaatttcagtaaTGACTAATTAGTATTAATGAATTTTCTATTTGATATGATTGGCTTCTAGTTTTACTGAGTTGTCCTTTTGTCCTCATTTCTTGTAATCAGGTGAGGATTTTCAGCCCTCAAAATGTGAATGAGTTGCTGAAAAGGTCAATGAAAGATTACATTCAGGCAACTGTTGGTATAAGTAACAAAGGGAAAGTACTGGTGCCTAAATTGCTGCATTGTTTTGCCAAAGGAGTTATCGAAGACTCGCTTTTACCTGATTGGATTTGTCGATTCTTGACACCGCAGCAAGCTTCCATGGTTAAAGACTGCTTATCTCGTAATAAGTGGAAGCTTCTTGGTGCTAGGAGCTTCTGTGTTCTACCCTTTGATTCTAGGTTTC
This sequence is a window from Gossypium raimondii isolate GPD5lz chromosome 5, ASM2569854v1, whole genome shotgun sequence. Protein-coding genes within it:
- the LOC105769464 gene encoding pectinesterase — protein: MAISGDRKKKLFLALFASILLVTAIVTIATTVSVSKKKSSNTAAAHSIIKSSCSSTLYPELCYSTISSAPHAETKVKNPKDVIEMSLNLTVTAVQSNYLSIKKLISTRRKSLTEREKAALNDCLELVDETLDELLVAEHDLSDYPSFNKSISQHAEDLKSLLSAAMTNQETCLDGFSHDKADKKVRQALLDGQMHVFHMCSNALAMIKNLTDTDMASQGYHPSSGRQLEEEDQTEWPKWLSAGDRRLLQATTVIPNVTVAADGSGDFLTVSEAVAAAPERSTTRYIIKIKAGVYSENVDVPRKKTNLMFVGDGRVNTIITASRNVVDGSTTFHSATVAAVGDGFLARDITFQNTAGPSKHQAVALRVGSDLSAFYRCDILAYQDTLYVHSLRQFYSQCLVAGTVDFIFGNAAAVLQDCDIHARRPNPNQRNMVTAQGRSDPNENTGIVIQKCRIGATSDLEAVKSDFATYLGRPWKTHSRTVIMQSVISDIIHPAGWFPWDKDFALDTLTYREYQNTGPGANTSSRVTWKGYSVITNISEAQTYTARNFIGGANWLNATGFPFSLDL
- the LOC105768716 gene encoding uncharacterized protein LOC105768716: MLCLKAEALEEDHRIHPQNLDSNCSDESGDCNGGNSGGFVLPIKWASSINRYLQWKSGKVWSRSFLAPDDSSSELEEDAKPQEMSGQEKSKQMCHYRHQLEEEVKKLQQQLQEETDLHLALASAVEHSGSHSPNSPSKLPYKALELLDSIAVLEISVSKLEQEILSLQYQLSQERNERRLAEYHLKHSPCPTTLLFNCSLAHLTEPITTPCNEEEAEENVDDVCLSEAAIDNIYIVENLWHHPNQLSEEMVLRMRDIFLFLADSSKLYSSDHLVSPASPHCPLANFLASFLDSPIVTSLVKSPSVGGASDPYGVSGQVDWKCNIGTYSTAVEVSCLSVGKKELEYATMALKRFRLLVEQLAEVDPSQMSCNEKLAFWINLYHALIMHACLAYGVPRNINKLFSLMQKASYTVGGLSVSAAVIECTILKMNPATYRPQIAAAVALQKFNSSNEQKKYTVDHAEPLLYFALSCGLHSSPAVRIFSPQNVNELLKRSMKDYIQATVGISNKGKVLVPKLLHCFAKGVIEDSLLPDWICRFLTPQQASMVKDCLSRNKWKLLGARSFCVLPFDSRFRFLFLLDDDGNSLSSTS
- the LOC105769465 gene encoding putative pectinesterase/pectinesterase inhibitor 45, yielding MVFQDFDIIQERRRQERQRKLKKRLIIALVAIFVIAGIAAAGALAFISMKNSSKKSEKNKSDDNSKADDTPSPSFGEGASEFIKSFCEISTFKDYCANTIGKTLEENPQSATQPKELVKSFITKTTDELDKAFTKASTFELKTDVERKAFDVCKEVMANAKEELQSSVDRVGTIEPGKLPSNGDLNTWLSAVMSYQETCIDSFPDGPLKNDFRTTLNSSQVYTSNSLAMVRQLSSLMTLGKEKPPAKRRLLQTKFPLLAKGGYPSWFNHEERRLLKEADDDKKPIPNVTVAQDGSGNFRTINEALAAVPQKYGGRYVIYVKAGIYDETVIVPKKMVNLTIFGDGSQKSIITGAKNFVDGFPTYQTASFVASGPGFIAKSMGFRNTAGPDKHQAVAARVDGDRAIFLNCRFEGFQDTLYTQTHRQFYRSCVIAGTIDFIFGDATVVFQNCLIYVRKPNDNQKNIVTAQGRKDKLETTGIVIQNSKILPEEPFKPLAKQFKNYLGRPWKVYSRTIIMETLIEDFIDPAGWLEWEGDFALSTLFYGEFNNTGPGARTDGRVKWAGRRDINREEAQKYTVETFLKGTWVKEAGAPVRMGLGS